A stretch of the Chitiniphilus purpureus genome encodes the following:
- the rplA gene encoding 50S ribosomal protein L1 translates to MAKVSKRLAALKAAVDRNKLYAVDEALSLIKGGATAKFNESIDVAVNLGVDPRKSDQVVRGAVVLPKGTGKSVRVAVFTQGANAEAAKAAGADIVGFEDLAEQVKAGNIDFDVVIASPDAMRIVGQLGQILGPRGLMPNPKVGTVTPNVAEAVKNAKAGQVQYRTDKAGIVHATIGRASFDVADLKENLSALIDALQKAKPAAAKGIYFRKLAVSSTMGVGVRVDTLSVTQ, encoded by the coding sequence ATGGCTAAGGTTTCCAAGCGTCTGGCCGCACTGAAGGCCGCTGTCGATCGCAACAAGCTGTACGCCGTCGACGAAGCCCTGTCGCTGATCAAGGGTGGCGCGACCGCCAAGTTCAATGAATCCATCGATGTCGCCGTCAATCTCGGCGTCGATCCGCGCAAGTCGGACCAAGTGGTCCGCGGCGCCGTGGTGCTGCCCAAGGGGACCGGCAAGAGCGTTCGCGTGGCCGTGTTCACCCAGGGTGCCAATGCCGAAGCCGCCAAGGCCGCCGGTGCCGACATCGTCGGCTTCGAAGACTTGGCCGAGCAGGTCAAGGCCGGCAACATCGATTTCGACGTGGTGATCGCTTCGCCCGATGCGATGCGTATCGTCGGCCAATTGGGTCAGATCCTTGGCCCGCGTGGCCTGATGCCGAACCCCAAGGTCGGCACCGTGACGCCCAATGTCGCAGAAGCGGTCAAGAATGCCAAGGCTGGTCAAGTTCAGTACCGGACCGACAAGGCCGGTATCGTCCATGCCACCATCGGTCGCGCGTCGTTCGACGTGGCCGATCTGAAGGAAAATCTGAGCGCGTTGATCGACGCACTGCAAAAGGCCAAGCCGGCTGCAGCCAAGGGCATTTATTTCCGGAAGCTCGCCGTGTCCAGCACCATGGGCGTGGGCGTGCGCGTGGATACCCTGTCGGTTACGCAATAA
- the rplK gene encoding 50S ribosomal protein L11, whose product MAKKIVGYIKLQVPAGKANPSPPIGPALGQRGLNIMEFCKAFNAQTQGVEPGLPIPVVITAYADKSFTFVMKTPPATILIKKAAGIQKGSSKPHTDKVGTITRAQLEEIAKTKQPDLTAADMDAAVRTIAGSARSMGLNVEGV is encoded by the coding sequence GTGGCAAAGAAGATTGTCGGCTACATCAAGCTGCAAGTGCCCGCTGGCAAGGCCAACCCGTCGCCCCCGATCGGTCCGGCGCTCGGTCAGCGCGGTCTGAACATCATGGAATTCTGCAAGGCGTTCAACGCCCAGACCCAGGGCGTCGAGCCGGGTCTGCCGATCCCGGTGGTGATCACCGCCTACGCGGACAAGTCCTTCACCTTCGTGATGAAGACGCCGCCGGCCACCATCCTGATCAAGAAGGCCGCCGGTATCCAGAAGGGCTCCAGCAAGCCGCACACCGACAAGGTCGGCACCATCACGCGCGCTCAGCTGGAAGAGATCGCCAAGACCAAGCAGCCGGATCTGACCGCTGCCGACATGGACGCCGCGGTGCGTACCATCGCCGGTTCCGCTCGTTCCATGGGCCTGAATGTGGAGGGCGTGTAA
- the nusG gene encoding transcription termination/antitermination protein NusG, translated as MGMRWYVVHAYSGFEKSVQKALKERIERAGVQHMFGQILVPVEEVVEVKGGRKALTERKLFPGYIYVEMDMTDETWHLVKSTAKVTGFVGGVGNRPTPVPQREMDAVLKQIQEGVEKPRPKVLFEVGEVLRVTDGPFADFNATVEDVDYDKSRLKVSVLIFGRATPVDVDFAQVEKV; from the coding sequence ATGGGTATGCGTTGGTATGTGGTGCACGCTTATTCCGGTTTTGAGAAGAGCGTGCAAAAGGCATTGAAGGAGCGTATCGAGCGTGCTGGTGTCCAGCATATGTTCGGGCAGATCCTGGTGCCGGTGGAAGAGGTGGTCGAGGTCAAGGGTGGGCGCAAGGCGCTGACCGAGCGCAAGCTCTTTCCCGGTTATATCTATGTCGAAATGGATATGACCGACGAGACCTGGCATCTGGTCAAATCCACCGCCAAGGTGACGGGCTTCGTCGGTGGGGTGGGCAATCGCCCGACGCCGGTGCCGCAGCGCGAGATGGATGCCGTGCTCAAGCAGATCCAGGAAGGGGTCGAGAAGCCCCGTCCCAAGGTGCTGTTCGAGGTGGGTGAGGTGTTGCGCGTCACCGATGGTCCGTTCGCCGATTTCAATGCCACCGTCGAGGATGTCGACTACGACAAGAGCCGGCTCAAGGTGTCGGTGTTGATCTTCGGACGCGCAACTCCGGTGGACGTTGATTTTGCGCAGGTCGAGAAGGTCTAG
- the rpoB gene encoding DNA-directed RNA polymerase subunit beta, with protein MNYSFTEKKRIRKSFAKRASVLDVPFLLATQIDSYTDFLQQEVPVAERKNAGLQAAFTSIFPIVSHNENARLEFVHYNLGEPPFDVIECQQRGITFAAPLRARVRLVIMDREAAKPTVKEVKEQDVYFGEIPLMTRNGSFVINGTERVIVSQLHRSPGVFFEHDKGKTHSSGKLLFSARVIPYRGSWLDFEFDPKDMLFFRIDRRRKMPVSILLKALGYTPERALVEFYDTDTFMMSKDGLYLELVPERLKGEVAKFDIVSDDGKVLAQEGKRITAKTIRDIHNAGLKKLPVPIDFLIGRVLAHDVVNADTGEVITRANEEITEDTVVKFEQAGVAQVKVLYVNDLDQGAYISASLRADETADQYAARVAIYRMMRPGEPPTEDAVEGLFQGLFFSEDRYDLSAVGRMKFNRRAYAELDEKSPGWRRRFTERASELGDHGPGVLSVDDIIAVIGILIELRNGRGEVDDIDHLGNRRVRSVGELAENQFRAGLVRVERAVKERLSQAESDNLMPHDLINAKPVSAAIKEFFGSSQLSQFMDQTNPLSEITHKRRVSALGPGGLTRERAGFEVRDVHPTHYGRVCPIETPEGPNIGLINSLSCYARTNEYGFLETPYRRVVSGKVTEQIDYLSAIEEGKYVIAQANAEVGEDGTLTDELVTCREHGETIMASPDRVQYMDVAPSQIVSVAASLIPFLEHDDANRALMGANMQRQAVPCLRATAPYVGTGIERTCAVDSGTAVAALRGGVVDYVDANRIVVRVNDDETLPGETGVDIYNLVKFTRSNQNTNINQRPIVKKGDKIARGDVVADGASTDLGEMALGQNMTIAFMPWNGYNFEDSILISEKVVADDRYTSIHIEELNVMARDTKLGPEEITRDISNLSERMLGRLDESGIVYIGAEVEAGDVLVGKVTPKGETQLTPEEKLLRAIFGEKASDVKDTSLRVPSGMTGTVIDVQVFTREGVERDKRAQSIIDEQLRRHRQDLNDQLRIVENDLFERIGRMLAGKVANGGPKRLAKGTPITAEYLADLPSKHDWFDIRLADEEAARQLEAMKDLIAQMRADFDLKFEDKKRKLTQGDELPPGVIKMVKVYVAVKRRLQPGDKMAGRHGNKGVVSKILPVEDLPYMADGTPVDIVLNPLGVPSRMNIGQILEVHLGWAAKGIGQRIDAMLREARQAKEVRGYLEKIYNSAGKTEEIAALTDKEVLDLAQGLRTGMTFASPVFDGAKEAEIRTMLDIAYPDDDVHTQLLGFNDSKTQMQLFDGRTGEPFERKVTVGVMHYLKLHHLVDDKMHARSTGPYSLVTQQPLGGKAQFGGQRFGEMEVWALEAYGAAYTLQEMLTVKSDDVNGRTKVYENIVKGDHRIDAGMPESFNVLVKEIRSLGIDIDLETY; from the coding sequence ATGAATTACTCGTTCACTGAGAAGAAACGCATTCGTAAGAGCTTTGCGAAGCGGGCCAGTGTGCTCGACGTGCCGTTCCTTCTCGCGACCCAGATCGACTCCTATACCGACTTCCTGCAGCAGGAAGTACCGGTTGCCGAGCGCAAGAACGCGGGCCTGCAAGCCGCGTTCACCTCCATCTTTCCGATCGTTTCGCACAACGAGAATGCCCGGCTGGAGTTCGTGCATTACAACTTGGGTGAGCCCCCGTTCGACGTGATCGAGTGTCAGCAGCGCGGCATCACCTTTGCCGCCCCGCTGCGCGCACGCGTACGGCTCGTGATCATGGATCGCGAAGCGGCCAAGCCGACCGTGAAGGAAGTGAAGGAGCAGGACGTCTATTTCGGCGAGATCCCGCTGATGACGCGTAACGGCTCGTTTGTGATCAACGGCACCGAGCGCGTGATCGTCTCGCAGCTGCACCGCTCGCCGGGCGTGTTCTTCGAACACGACAAGGGCAAGACGCACAGCTCGGGCAAGCTCTTGTTCTCGGCCCGCGTGATTCCGTACCGCGGTTCGTGGCTGGACTTCGAGTTCGACCCGAAGGACATGCTGTTCTTCCGGATCGACCGCCGTCGCAAGATGCCGGTCTCCATCCTGCTCAAGGCACTGGGGTACACCCCGGAGCGTGCGCTGGTCGAGTTCTACGATACCGACACCTTCATGATGAGCAAGGATGGTCTGTACCTGGAGCTGGTGCCCGAACGCCTGAAGGGCGAAGTCGCCAAGTTCGACATCGTTTCCGACGACGGCAAGGTGCTGGCGCAGGAAGGCAAGCGCATCACTGCCAAGACCATCCGCGACATCCACAATGCCGGCCTGAAGAAGCTGCCGGTGCCGATCGACTTCCTGATCGGCCGTGTGCTGGCGCACGACGTGGTCAATGCCGACACTGGCGAGGTGATCACCCGCGCCAACGAGGAAATCACCGAGGACACGGTGGTCAAGTTCGAGCAGGCGGGTGTGGCGCAGGTCAAGGTGCTGTACGTCAACGACCTGGACCAGGGCGCTTATATCTCCGCCAGCCTGCGCGCCGATGAAACCGCCGACCAGTACGCTGCGCGCGTGGCGATCTACCGGATGATGCGGCCGGGCGAGCCGCCGACCGAGGACGCCGTCGAAGGGCTGTTCCAAGGGTTGTTCTTCTCCGAAGACCGGTACGACCTGTCGGCCGTGGGCCGCATGAAATTCAACCGCCGCGCCTACGCCGAGCTCGACGAGAAGTCGCCGGGCTGGCGCCGCCGCTTCACCGAGCGCGCCAGCGAGCTGGGCGATCATGGCCCGGGCGTGCTGTCGGTGGACGACATCATTGCTGTGATCGGCATCCTGATCGAGTTGCGCAACGGGCGTGGCGAAGTGGACGACATCGATCACCTGGGCAATCGCCGGGTGCGTTCGGTGGGCGAATTGGCCGAGAACCAGTTCCGTGCCGGTCTCGTGCGCGTCGAGCGCGCCGTGAAGGAGCGCCTGTCGCAGGCCGAGTCCGACAACCTGATGCCGCACGACCTGATCAACGCCAAGCCGGTCTCGGCCGCGATCAAGGAATTCTTCGGCTCGTCGCAGCTGTCGCAGTTCATGGACCAGACCAACCCGCTGTCCGAGATCACGCACAAGCGCCGTGTCTCGGCACTGGGCCCGGGTGGTCTGACCCGCGAGCGCGCCGGTTTCGAGGTGCGCGACGTGCACCCGACCCACTATGGCCGCGTCTGCCCGATCGAAACGCCGGAAGGCCCGAACATCGGTCTGATCAACTCGCTGTCCTGCTACGCCCGCACCAACGAGTACGGTTTCCTGGAAACGCCGTACCGCCGTGTGGTCAGCGGCAAGGTGACCGAGCAGATCGACTACCTGTCGGCGATCGAGGAAGGCAAGTACGTGATCGCCCAGGCCAACGCTGAAGTGGGCGAGGACGGTACGCTGACCGATGAGCTCGTCACCTGCCGTGAGCATGGCGAAACCATCATGGCGAGCCCGGACCGGGTGCAGTACATGGACGTGGCGCCGAGCCAGATCGTGTCCGTCGCCGCTTCGCTGATTCCGTTCCTCGAGCATGACGACGCGAACCGCGCGCTGATGGGCGCCAACATGCAGCGCCAGGCCGTACCGTGCCTGCGCGCCACGGCGCCGTACGTCGGTACCGGTATCGAGCGCACCTGCGCGGTCGACTCGGGTACCGCCGTGGCTGCGCTGCGCGGCGGGGTGGTCGACTATGTCGACGCCAACCGGATCGTGGTCCGTGTCAACGACGACGAAACCCTGCCGGGCGAAACCGGCGTGGATATCTACAACCTCGTCAAGTTCACCCGTTCCAACCAGAACACCAACATCAACCAGCGCCCGATCGTGAAGAAGGGCGACAAGATCGCCCGCGGCGACGTGGTGGCCGACGGCGCGTCGACCGATCTTGGCGAAATGGCACTCGGTCAGAACATGACCATCGCCTTCATGCCGTGGAACGGCTACAACTTCGAAGATTCGATCCTGATCTCCGAAAAGGTGGTTGCCGACGACCGCTACACCTCGATCCATATCGAGGAGCTGAACGTGATGGCCCGCGACACCAAGCTTGGGCCCGAGGAAATCACCCGCGACATCTCCAACCTGTCCGAGCGCATGCTGGGCCGGCTGGACGAGTCGGGCATCGTCTACATCGGTGCCGAGGTCGAGGCCGGCGACGTGCTGGTCGGCAAGGTCACGCCCAAGGGCGAAACCCAGCTGACGCCGGAAGAGAAGCTGCTGCGCGCGATCTTCGGCGAGAAGGCGTCCGACGTGAAGGACACCTCGCTGCGCGTGCCGTCCGGCATGACCGGCACGGTGATCGACGTGCAGGTGTTCACCCGTGAGGGCGTGGAGCGCGACAAGCGCGCCCAGTCCATCATCGACGAGCAACTGCGCCGCCATCGCCAGGATCTGAACGATCAGCTGCGGATCGTCGAGAACGATCTGTTCGAGCGGATCGGTCGCATGCTGGCCGGCAAGGTCGCCAATGGCGGGCCGAAGCGTCTGGCCAAGGGAACGCCGATCACTGCCGAGTATCTGGCCGATCTGCCGTCCAAGCACGACTGGTTCGATATCCGGCTGGCGGATGAGGAAGCCGCGCGCCAGCTCGAGGCGATGAAGGACCTGATCGCGCAGATGCGTGCCGACTTCGATCTGAAGTTCGAGGACAAGAAGCGCAAGCTGACCCAGGGCGACGAGCTGCCGCCGGGCGTGATCAAGATGGTCAAGGTCTACGTGGCCGTGAAGCGCCGGTTGCAGCCGGGCGACAAGATGGCCGGCCGTCACGGCAACAAGGGTGTGGTCTCGAAGATCCTGCCGGTGGAAGACCTGCCGTACATGGCAGACGGCACCCCGGTCGACATCGTGCTCAACCCGCTGGGTGTGCCGTCGCGGATGAACATCGGCCAGATCCTGGAAGTCCACCTCGGTTGGGCGGCCAAGGGCATCGGTCAGCGCATCGACGCGATGCTGCGCGAAGCGCGTCAGGCCAAGGAAGTACGTGGCTACCTTGAGAAAATCTACAACTCGGCCGGTAAGACCGAAGAGATCGCCGCGCTTACCGACAAGGAAGTGCTCGATCTGGCACAGGGTCTGCGTACCGGCATGACCTTTGCTAGCCCGGTATTCGACGGCGCCAAGGAAGCCGAGATCCGCACCATGCTGGATATCGCCTATCCGGATGACGATGTCCACACGCAATTGCTGGGCTTCAACGACAGCAAGACGCAGATGCAGCTGTTCGACGGCCGCACCGGCGAGCCGTTCGAGCGCAAGGTCACTGTGGGCGTGATGCACTACCTCAAGCTGCACCACCTGGTCGACGACAAGATGCACGCGCGTTCGACCGGCCCGTACTCGCTGGTCACGCAGCAGCCGCTGGGCGGCAAGGCGCAGTTCGGTGGTCAGCGCTTCGGGGAAATGGAAGTGTGGGCGCTGGAAGCGTATGGCGCTGCCTATACGCTGCAGGAAATGCTGACGGTGAAGTCGGATGATGTGAACGGCCGGACCAAGGTCTACGAGAACATCGTCAAGGGCGATCACCGTATCGACGCCGGCATGCCGGAGTCCTTCAACGTGCTGGTGAAGGAAATCCGCTCGCTTGGCATCGATATCGATCTGGAAACCTATTGA
- the rplJ gene encoding 50S ribosomal protein L10, with product MSLNLEDKKAVVAEIAAEVAKAQTIVVAEYRGIGVANMTQLRKQARESGVYLRVLKNTLARRAVQDTPFAGLADHMVGPLVYGISEDPVAAAKVLNSFAKKDDKIVIKAGAYDGNVLNAAQVGELASIPSREELLSKLLYVMKAPLSGFARGLAALAEKKQAEAA from the coding sequence TTGAGTCTCAATCTCGAAGACAAGAAGGCCGTCGTGGCTGAGATCGCGGCAGAAGTTGCCAAGGCTCAGACCATCGTTGTGGCCGAGTATCGGGGTATCGGGGTTGCCAACATGACTCAGTTGCGCAAGCAGGCGCGTGAGTCCGGCGTTTACCTGCGTGTTCTGAAGAACACGCTGGCTCGCCGTGCGGTCCAGGATACGCCGTTCGCCGGTCTGGCCGACCATATGGTCGGTCCGCTGGTGTACGGCATCTCTGAAGACCCGGTTGCCGCAGCCAAGGTACTGAACAGCTTTGCCAAGAAGGACGACAAGATCGTCATCAAGGCCGGTGCATATGACGGCAACGTGCTCAACGCCGCCCAGGTCGGCGAGCTTGCCTCGATCCCGAGCCGCGAAGAGCTGCTGTCCAAGCTGCTGTACGTCATGAAGGCGCCGCTGTCGGGCTTTGCCCGCGGTCTTGCCGCCCTGGCGGAAAAGAAGCAGGCCGAAGCCGCTTAA
- the secE gene encoding preprotein translocase subunit SecE: protein MESVDKFKVVAALLLVVVGVGGYYALPADQGVLRVLAVVLGLALAAMVMWFSQPGRSFVDYARDSVKEAQKVVWPSKKETWQMTGIVFLFVGVLALFMWLVDTGLAWVFYDLILGRD from the coding sequence ATGGAAAGCGTAGATAAATTCAAGGTTGTGGCAGCGCTGCTGCTGGTCGTCGTCGGGGTGGGAGGGTATTACGCCCTGCCCGCGGATCAGGGAGTGTTGCGAGTCCTGGCGGTTGTGTTGGGTTTGGCATTGGCTGCGATGGTGATGTGGTTTTCCCAGCCGGGCCGTTCTTTTGTCGACTACGCGCGCGATTCCGTGAAGGAGGCGCAGAAGGTAGTTTGGCCCAGCAAGAAAGAAACCTGGCAGATGACCGGGATCGTGTTCCTGTTCGTTGGCGTATTGGCGCTGTTTATGTGGTTGGTGGATACGGGTCTGGCTTGGGTGTTCTATGACCTCATTCTTGGGCGCGACTGA
- the tuf gene encoding elongation factor Tu, producing MAKEKFTRTKPHVNVGTIGHVDHGKTTLTAAITTILSKKFGGEAKGYDQIDSAPEEKARGITINTAHVEYETATRHYAHVDCPGHADYVKNMITGAAQMDGAILVCSAADGPMPQTREHILLARQVGVPYIIVFLNKCDMVDDAELLELVEMEVRDLLSKYDFPGDDIPLIKGSALKALEGDQSEIGEPAIFRLAEALDSYIPQPERAIDLPFLMPIEDVFSISGRGTVVTGRVERGIVKVGEEIEIVGIKPTTKTTCTGVEMFRKLLDQGQAGDNIGALLRGTKREEVERGQVLAKPGSITPHTKFTGSVYVLSKEEGGRHTPFFNGYRPQFYFRTTDVTGSVELPAGTEMVMPGDNVEVTVSLIAPIAMEQGLRFAIREGGRTVGAGVVAKVIE from the coding sequence ATGGCAAAAGAAAAGTTCACGCGGACGAAGCCGCACGTCAACGTTGGCACGATCGGTCACGTCGACCACGGCAAGACCACGTTGACCGCCGCCATCACCACCATCCTGTCCAAGAAGTTCGGTGGTGAAGCCAAGGGCTACGACCAGATCGACAGCGCGCCGGAAGAAAAGGCCCGCGGCATCACGATCAACACCGCGCACGTCGAGTACGAAACCGCCACCCGCCACTACGCCCACGTCGACTGCCCGGGCCACGCTGACTATGTGAAGAACATGATCACCGGCGCGGCACAGATGGACGGCGCGATCCTGGTGTGCTCGGCCGCTGACGGTCCGATGCCGCAAACCCGCGAACACATCCTGCTGGCCCGCCAGGTGGGCGTGCCGTACATCATCGTGTTCCTGAACAAGTGCGACATGGTGGACGACGCCGAACTGCTCGAGCTCGTCGAAATGGAAGTGCGCGACCTGCTGTCCAAGTACGACTTCCCGGGCGACGACATTCCGCTGATCAAGGGTTCCGCGCTGAAGGCGCTGGAAGGTGACCAGTCCGAGATCGGTGAGCCGGCGATCTTCCGTCTGGCCGAGGCGCTGGACAGCTACATTCCGCAGCCGGAGCGGGCGATCGACCTGCCGTTCCTGATGCCGATCGAAGACGTGTTCTCGATCTCGGGTCGCGGCACCGTGGTGACCGGCCGTGTCGAGCGTGGCATTGTCAAGGTGGGCGAGGAAATCGAGATCGTCGGGATCAAGCCGACCACCAAGACCACCTGCACCGGCGTGGAAATGTTCCGCAAGCTGCTGGACCAGGGCCAGGCTGGCGACAACATCGGCGCGCTGCTGCGCGGCACCAAGCGTGAAGAAGTCGAGCGTGGCCAGGTGCTGGCCAAGCCGGGTTCGATCACGCCGCACACCAAGTTCACGGGTTCGGTGTACGTGCTGAGCAAGGAAGAGGGTGGTCGTCACACCCCGTTCTTCAACGGCTATCGTCCGCAGTTCTACTTCCGGACCACGGACGTGACCGGTTCGGTCGAGCTGCCGGCGGGCACCGAGATGGTGATGCCGGGTGACAACGTGGAAGTGACGGTGTCGCTGATCGCGCCGATCGCGATGGAGCAGGGTCTGCGCTTCGCGATCCGCGAAGGTGGCCGTACCGTCGGCGCCGGCGTCGTCGCCAAAGTCATCGAGTAA
- the rplL gene encoding 50S ribosomal protein L7/L12 codes for MALSKEDILEAVAGLTVMELNDLVKAFEEKFGVSAAAVAVAAGPAAGGAAPVEEKTEFDVILTGAGANKVGVIKVVREVTGLGLKEAKDLVDGAPKPVKEAIAKADAEAIQKKLVEAGATAEVK; via the coding sequence ATGGCACTGTCCAAAGAAGATATCCTCGAAGCCGTTGCCGGTCTGACCGTGATGGAACTGAACGACCTGGTGAAGGCGTTCGAAGAGAAGTTCGGCGTGTCCGCCGCTGCCGTTGCCGTTGCTGCTGGCCCGGCTGCCGGTGGTGCTGCCCCGGTTGAAGAGAAGACCGAGTTCGACGTGATCCTGACCGGCGCTGGCGCCAACAAGGTTGGCGTCATCAAGGTGGTGCGTGAAGTGACCGGCCTGGGCCTGAAGGAAGCCAAGGATCTGGTCGACGGCGCGCCGAAGCCGGTTAAGGAAGCCATCGCCAAGGCCGACGCCGAAGCGATCCAGAAGAAGCTGGTCGAAGCGGGTGCTACCGCGGAAGTCAAGTAA